The Mucilaginibacter terrenus genome has a segment encoding these proteins:
- a CDS encoding RsiV family protein, protein MRILFWVCTLLIVFSSCQFGTERRRDRPDIFKDTLTYTYKTIHERATDCGNKADSACTVVNVKYPFFKNAPLLNDTIEAKGAKMFMVGENAATSLHALTKNFLQLYMNDVAPKNKSNVIYRLDINVNLVQQDSALLALQLTGSIFQGGAHGGTYIGFINWNPKTKSEILLKDILVDGYQDKLTHVADSIFRKDEKLKDTSSLARDYFFKDDRFALNNNFSLTPVGIRFMYNEYEIKPYAAGQTELLIPYDKIKELIIPKSVIARYIKNDVGI, encoded by the coding sequence ATGAGAATATTGTTTTGGGTGTGTACATTGTTGATTGTTTTTTCATCGTGTCAGTTTGGAACTGAACGCCGGCGAGATCGGCCGGATATTTTTAAAGACACCCTCACTTATACATACAAGACTATTCATGAGCGGGCGACCGACTGCGGTAACAAGGCAGATAGTGCATGCACGGTGGTGAATGTGAAATACCCTTTTTTCAAGAATGCCCCATTGTTGAATGACACCATAGAGGCAAAGGGCGCCAAGATGTTTATGGTTGGCGAAAACGCAGCTACCTCTTTACATGCATTGACAAAAAATTTCCTGCAATTATACATGAACGATGTTGCACCGAAAAACAAGTCTAATGTAATTTACAGGCTTGATATAAATGTTAACCTAGTGCAACAGGATTCGGCATTGCTGGCTCTGCAGCTTACGGGCAGCATCTTCCAAGGTGGCGCACACGGCGGCACCTACATTGGTTTTATCAACTGGAATCCTAAAACAAAAAGCGAAATATTACTAAAGGACATACTGGTAGATGGCTACCAGGATAAGCTGACCCATGTGGCCGACAGCATCTTCAGAAAAGACGAAAAGCTAAAGGATACCTCTTCACTCGCAAGAGATTACTTTTTCAAGGACGATAGGTTCGCGCTCAACAATAACTTCTCACTTACGCCGGTTGGCATTCGGTTCATGTATAACGAATACGAAATTAAGCCTTACGCAGCGGGGCAAACAGAGTTGCTAATTCCTTACGACAAGATAAAAGAGCTGATAATACCTAAATCTGTCATAGCTAGATACATAAAGAACGATGTTGGTATTTAA
- a CDS encoding aspartate kinase, with the protein MLVFKFGGASVKDAAGVINLGKVVNSYAGNKILVVVSAMGKTTNALERLTTAYVNQQDDLNQIFDEIKEYHYSILSSLFAPGHSVYDEVANTFVEIDWAIEDEPHDDFDFIYDQIVSIGELVSTRIVNAWFNQEGIASKCLDVRSYIHTDNTYREGVVDWDKTRESIQKDVPALLEKSIVVTQGFLGGTSENFTTTLGREGSDYTASIFANCLGAESVTTWKDVPGILNADPKYFTDTIKFDELSYQEAIEMTYYGASVIHPKTIKPLQNAKIPLLVKPFSDPSAPGTIIREGAVNAFTKPVIIVKQKQVLLSISTNDYSFISEVHLSEIFGVFAENQVKVNLMQTSALSFTACIDYSLDRFTKLLATLKQSFKVKYNDELTLITLRHYTDSSLLEITSGKTVLMKQTNRNTAQVVIK; encoded by the coding sequence ATGTTGGTATTTAAATTCGGGGGCGCGTCGGTAAAGGATGCTGCCGGTGTTATAAACCTGGGCAAAGTGGTAAACAGCTATGCCGGCAATAAAATACTTGTGGTTGTATCCGCTATGGGCAAAACCACCAATGCGTTAGAACGGCTTACAACCGCTTACGTAAATCAACAAGACGACTTGAATCAGATCTTTGATGAGATCAAAGAATACCATTATAGCATATTATCTTCACTTTTCGCACCTGGGCATTCGGTTTATGACGAAGTAGCGAATACTTTTGTTGAGATAGATTGGGCCATTGAAGATGAACCGCACGACGACTTTGATTTTATATATGATCAAATCGTTTCTATCGGCGAATTGGTTTCTACCCGCATCGTAAATGCCTGGTTCAACCAGGAAGGCATTGCAAGCAAATGTCTGGATGTACGCAGTTACATCCATACTGATAATACTTATCGTGAAGGTGTTGTAGACTGGGATAAGACACGTGAAAGCATACAAAAAGACGTACCTGCTTTACTGGAGAAAAGCATTGTGGTTACTCAAGGTTTTTTAGGCGGCACATCAGAAAACTTCACCACAACATTGGGCCGTGAAGGTTCTGACTACACGGCATCTATTTTCGCCAACTGCCTGGGTGCAGAATCTGTAACCACTTGGAAAGACGTACCCGGTATCCTCAATGCCGACCCTAAATATTTTACTGATACTATAAAGTTTGATGAGTTAAGCTACCAGGAAGCGATAGAGATGACCTACTACGGTGCCAGCGTTATCCATCCAAAAACAATAAAGCCACTGCAGAATGCTAAAATACCGCTGCTGGTAAAGCCATTTAGTGATCCTTCGGCTCCAGGTACTATTATAAGGGAAGGCGCTGTAAATGCATTTACCAAGCCAGTAATAATAGTTAAGCAAAAGCAGGTATTGCTATCCATATCTACAAACGATTATTCGTTTATATCTGAGGTACATCTAAGCGAGATCTTTGGAGTTTTTGCCGAAAATCAAGTTAAAGTAAACCTGATGCAGACTTCTGCTTTGAGTTTCACTGCATGTATAGACTATTCACTAGATAGATTCACAAAGCTATTGGCAACACTTAAACAATCCTTCAAAGTAAAGTACAATGACGAGCTTACGCTGATCACACTAAGGCATTATACCGATAGTTCTTTGTTGGAAATTACCAGCGGTAAAACAGTGTTGATGAAGCAAACCAACAGGAACACCGCGCAGGTAGTAATTAAATAA
- a CDS encoding DUF92 domain-containing protein gives MYQRDIIFSAILIGATTAVYKTRKLTLAGSFTGATVAICLYLGFLVPGVSILAVFFVMATVATSWQKRKKAAAIKDTHQEKRDAYQVVANGGVAAIMGLFNLFVPSLTPYFVIMAAAMASATADTLSSELGTVYGKRFYNVITFKPDERGRDGVISLEGTLIGVAGAAAIAVVFASYGGAAAHAIVIVIAGTAGNLMNSLLGAALERKGYLSNNMVNFLNTAFAAFIAWLLVII, from the coding sequence ATGTATCAACGCGACATCATCTTTTCTGCCATACTGATTGGAGCTACGACTGCTGTCTACAAAACCCGTAAGCTCACGCTTGCCGGTAGTTTTACCGGAGCCACGGTAGCAATATGTTTGTATTTAGGTTTCTTGGTTCCTGGTGTCAGTATTCTTGCTGTGTTTTTTGTTATGGCGACAGTTGCAACCTCATGGCAGAAAAGGAAAAAGGCGGCTGCGATTAAAGATACACATCAGGAAAAAAGAGACGCATACCAGGTAGTGGCAAACGGAGGCGTTGCTGCAATAATGGGCTTGTTTAACCTGTTTGTACCATCTCTTACTCCGTATTTTGTTATCATGGCGGCTGCAATGGCATCGGCAACAGCGGATACGTTATCGTCTGAATTAGGCACCGTTTACGGAAAGCGGTTTTATAACGTTATTACGTTCAAGCCCGACGAAAGGGGCAGAGATGGAGTAATAAGTTTAGAGGGTACCCTTATAGGTGTTGCCGGAGCGGCTGCCATCGCGGTTGTTTTTGCTAGTTACGGTGGGGCAGCAGCGCACGCAATAGTTATTGTTATTGCAGGTACTGCAGGTAACCTTATGAACTCTTTATTGGGAGCTGCGCTTGAACGTAAAGGCTATCTCAGCAACAATATGGTAAATTTCCTGAATACCGCCTTTGCGGCCTTTATAGCGTGGTTGTTGGTGATTATTTAA
- a CDS encoding PAS domain-containing protein translates to MLSHSALNSIFSLIPLPCLILLPNEPVFTIAEVNDAYLKGLNLSKEDLVGQSFFEYFINFEGKDMSDDLCALQRVLSTKEATETGINSYNFKNLISGEPHIRYFKAANLPIMDATGEVAYIIHTVTEETETIAIKAAQESVQQNLEEASLLMTQGQELANFGNWQWDINQNIVTWSETLYNIYGLNKQTFKATFEGYLDLLHRDDRERVYNLITSVLHTQKDSVFEERIVRPNGEIRYLKSWGKVQTDEQGNPLKMIGACLDITEAKLAEEQLKVQINAIETQHKHLQDISWIQSHVVRAPLARILGLIELFKNYNADELDKTDLLDKIATSARELDSVITTITNKTEEQVAPTQ, encoded by the coding sequence ATGCTCAGTCACTCCGCCCTAAACTCTATTTTTTCGCTTATTCCGTTACCATGCTTAATCCTTTTGCCTAATGAGCCGGTATTTACCATTGCTGAAGTTAACGATGCTTATTTAAAAGGATTAAATCTTTCGAAAGAAGACCTTGTGGGACAAAGTTTTTTTGAATACTTCATCAATTTTGAGGGAAAAGACATGAGTGATGATCTTTGCGCCTTGCAAAGGGTATTATCAACCAAAGAAGCTACTGAAACTGGGATAAATAGTTACAACTTCAAAAATTTAATTTCCGGAGAACCACACATCAGGTATTTTAAAGCCGCAAACTTACCTATAATGGACGCGACCGGCGAAGTAGCTTATATCATTCATACCGTTACAGAGGAAACAGAAACGATAGCTATTAAAGCCGCGCAAGAAAGCGTCCAACAGAACTTAGAGGAAGCCTCGTTGTTGATGACGCAAGGACAGGAACTGGCAAATTTTGGTAATTGGCAATGGGACATTAACCAAAATATTGTAACCTGGAGCGAGACGTTATACAACATCTATGGCCTCAATAAACAAACATTCAAGGCGACATTTGAGGGATATCTTGATTTGCTGCACCGGGATGACAGAGAACGTGTTTACAACCTTATTACCAGCGTACTGCACACCCAAAAAGACTCGGTTTTTGAAGAACGTATAGTAAGACCCAACGGCGAAATCAGATATCTGAAGAGTTGGGGGAAAGTTCAAACTGATGAACAAGGTAACCCGCTGAAGATGATAGGCGCATGCCTGGACATCACTGAAGCGAAACTGGCCGAAGAACAACTTAAGGTGCAAATAAATGCAATAGAAACACAGCACAAGCACTTACAGGATATTTCGTGGATACAGTCACATGTCGTCAGAGCACCATTAGCCCGAATTCTGGGCCTTATTGAGTTATTTAAAAACTACAATGCAGATGAACTGGATAAGACAGACCTGCTGGATAAAATAGCCACCTCAGCAAGGGAATTGGATAGCGTAATAACTACAATTACGAACAAAACCGAGGAGCAAGTAGCTCCTACTCAATAA
- a CDS encoding PAS domain-containing sensor histidine kinase, which translates to MPKPMGLSLTLIDEKLLQLLISRVEGYAIFMMDVNGCILTWNQGAEKIKGYNADEAIGSHISMFYTDEDRRKNIPGKNLNATLKNTTFETEGWRLKKDGSKFWANVVFTALYDDNGYLAGFAKVTRDVTAKKLNDDQRALINAELERRVDIKTEKVVATERRFRKLIENSTDGISLFDSHFNLFYRSLSAMRITGWGNEERTLKPIEDFVHQEDIASVREAFNNVLQQPDLTVISTYRARHKQGHYFWVECMYTNKLNDPDINAVVCNFRDVTKKVEAEEQIKEQNKQIEDILHSITDGFIAVDKNFNYTYANRKIGEMLGCEPASLIGKNMWDLYPDAVGSDTYKAFYEALNKQCYVVKEDYYPPLKLWQENHVYPSATGLSIFIRDISKRKKAEASLLRSESNLRSVFENTDLAIILFDMEAKLLSFNNNARELSKIYFKRELEIGQSAFYYSPPERLTDIKHIMKQLRNQQAITYEVPYSLGDNNTAWYEARWVSVLNKEDEPVGIILTMKNITDKKQADLERDRMTADLIQRNKDLEQFTYIVSHNLRAPVANIKGLTDLLQLEAEESDKECAAELKALSASVYNLDKVIIDLNNILQTGNASNDTLEAVSLPMLVDEVKDVNGQLISKNNATINCDFNSISQLSSLKSYLYSIFQNLIINSIKYSLPGLDPIINITSKLENNKVCIVFKDNGRGIDMERNGQNIFGLYKRFDLSVEGKGMGLFMVKMQTERLGGKISVSSKLNHGAEFKLEFPLNS; encoded by the coding sequence ATGCCTAAGCCTATGGGGTTATCGTTAACTCTTATTGATGAGAAATTACTTCAATTACTGATATCACGTGTTGAGGGTTACGCCATTTTTATGATGGATGTAAACGGATGCATTCTTACCTGGAATCAGGGCGCGGAAAAAATAAAGGGCTACAATGCTGATGAAGCAATTGGCAGTCACATATCGATGTTCTATACAGACGAGGACCGTAGAAAGAACATTCCCGGGAAAAACCTTAACGCAACGCTCAAAAACACCACTTTCGAAACAGAGGGTTGGCGTCTAAAAAAGGATGGATCTAAATTTTGGGCCAATGTGGTATTTACCGCATTATATGATGATAACGGCTATTTGGCGGGGTTTGCCAAAGTAACCCGCGATGTTACTGCCAAGAAACTTAATGACGACCAGAGGGCACTCATAAATGCTGAGTTGGAACGACGTGTAGACATAAAGACCGAAAAAGTTGTTGCTACAGAGAGACGGTTTAGGAAACTGATTGAGAATAGCACGGATGGTATTTCGTTATTTGACAGTCACTTCAACTTGTTTTATCGGAGTTTATCTGCAATGCGGATTACTGGGTGGGGAAATGAAGAACGTACTCTAAAACCAATAGAAGATTTTGTACATCAGGAAGATATTGCAAGTGTTAGAGAGGCATTTAACAATGTTCTTCAACAACCGGACTTGACGGTAATAAGCACATATAGAGCCAGGCACAAGCAAGGGCATTATTTTTGGGTAGAATGCATGTACACCAACAAGTTGAACGACCCTGATATAAATGCCGTAGTATGTAACTTTAGAGATGTTACGAAAAAGGTGGAAGCCGAAGAGCAGATCAAAGAGCAGAACAAACAAATCGAGGATATACTTCATAGCATCACCGATGGCTTTATTGCTGTGGATAAGAACTTTAATTATACTTACGCTAATAGAAAGATAGGTGAAATGCTGGGCTGTGAACCCGCTTCATTGATAGGTAAGAACATGTGGGACTTATACCCTGATGCAGTTGGATCAGATACCTATAAAGCTTTCTATGAGGCGTTGAATAAGCAGTGTTATGTGGTTAAGGAAGATTACTATCCACCTTTAAAACTGTGGCAGGAGAACCATGTTTACCCATCAGCAACCGGCCTGTCTATTTTTATACGAGACATTTCTAAACGCAAGAAGGCAGAAGCCTCGTTACTACGATCAGAATCGAACTTACGGTCAGTTTTCGAAAATACAGACCTTGCTATAATTTTGTTCGATATGGAAGCGAAGTTGCTCTCATTTAACAACAATGCAAGAGAACTCTCAAAAATTTACTTCAAAAGAGAGCTTGAAATTGGGCAATCAGCTTTTTACTACAGTCCGCCTGAACGGCTAACAGACATAAAGCACATAATGAAGCAACTGCGCAATCAACAGGCAATAACTTATGAAGTCCCTTACTCGTTAGGCGATAACAACACAGCATGGTATGAAGCGCGTTGGGTAAGCGTGTTGAATAAGGAAGATGAGCCCGTAGGGATAATCCTGACCATGAAAAATATTACTGACAAAAAGCAGGCAGACCTGGAACGTGATCGCATGACAGCCGACCTTATTCAACGTAACAAAGACCTGGAGCAGTTTACCTATATTGTATCTCATAACTTGAGAGCGCCGGTAGCCAACATTAAAGGATTAACGGATTTGCTGCAGTTAGAAGCCGAGGAGAGTGATAAGGAATGTGCCGCCGAGCTAAAAGCTCTGTCGGCGTCGGTTTACAACCTGGACAAAGTTATTATCGACCTGAATAATATTCTGCAAACCGGTAATGCGTCTAACGACACCTTGGAAGCAGTATCCTTACCGATGCTGGTGGACGAAGTTAAAGATGTTAATGGCCAATTAATCAGCAAAAACAATGCTACTATAAATTGCGATTTTAATAGCATAAGCCAGTTAAGTAGTTTGAAAAGTTACCTGTACAGTATATTTCAAAATTTGATTATTAACAGTATCAAGTATTCGTTACCAGGTTTAGATCCTATAATAAATATAACCTCTAAACTGGAGAACAACAAGGTTTGTATAGTTTTTAAGGATAACGGCAGGGGTATAGATATGGAGCGTAACGGCCAAAACATTTTTGGTTTATACAAACGCTTTGACCTGAGTGTTGAAGGTAAGGGTATGGGGTTGTTTATGGTAAAAATGCAAACTGAGAGGTTGGGTGGAAAAATAAGCGTAAGCAGCAAGCTAAACCATGGCGCGGAATTTAAACTCGAGTTTCCGTTAAACAGCTAG
- a CDS encoding NUDIX domain-containing protein translates to MSTIQILERTLLSDQKYRLERVLFEKPSLKGEMHHQENEVYFRPDAVTVLLVDEEEQKFLFTKQFRLPTFLNGSETGYLLESCAGLIDEGETPEQAAYREVKEETGYDIKELTRYTGVYSSAGGITEYIYLFTAIYNSNGEKEQGGGLENEGEDIEIVEMSFNDAKTKLFAGEFRDAKTMMLLQHYFLTRGLAN, encoded by the coding sequence ATGTCAACAATCCAAATTCTTGAACGTACCCTCTTAAGTGATCAAAAATACCGTTTGGAGCGTGTGTTGTTTGAAAAACCTAGCCTGAAAGGAGAGATGCACCACCAAGAAAACGAGGTGTACTTTCGGCCAGACGCTGTCACCGTGCTTCTTGTTGATGAAGAAGAGCAAAAGTTTTTGTTTACCAAGCAGTTTAGGCTGCCAACTTTTCTAAATGGTAGCGAAACTGGCTACCTTCTGGAGTCTTGCGCCGGGCTTATAGATGAGGGTGAAACACCTGAACAAGCTGCATACCGAGAAGTAAAAGAAGAAACAGGGTATGATATAAAGGAGCTTACCCGCTATACAGGCGTCTACTCTTCGGCAGGTGGTATTACGGAATATATCTATCTCTTCACGGCCATTTACAACAGCAATGGCGAAAAGGAACAAGGTGGCGGGCTGGAGAATGAAGGGGAAGATATTGAGATTGTAGAAATGAGTTTTAACGACGCTAAAACTAAACTTTTCGCGGGCGAGTTCAGGGATGCAAAAACAATGATGCTGCTACAGCACTATTTTTTAACAAGGGGTCTGGCAAACTAA